The following proteins come from a genomic window of Pyxidicoccus sp. MSG2:
- a CDS encoding response regulator transcription factor: MGQIAPRERQTLELLLHGLSDKEIAARLEISRFTVNHYTKSIYRRFGVQTRTALISRLLDRQGRATAPRTRRPVS; this comes from the coding sequence ATGGGGCAGATCGCGCCACGCGAACGCCAAACACTCGAGCTGCTCCTGCACGGGCTCAGCGACAAGGAAATCGCGGCCCGGCTCGAGATCAGCCGCTTCACCGTGAACCACTACACGAAGTCCATCTACCGCCGCTTCGGCGTCCAGACCCGGACGGCGCTCATCTCGCGGTTGCTCGACCGCCAGGGAAGGGCCACGGCCCCCAGGACACGGCGGCCCGTGTCCTGA
- a CDS encoding FG-GAP-like repeat-containing protein produces MRRTSTCKALPFLLAFSGALLIAGCGPGEQAAPSASQESSVATDSSELYVDNTSLWSSPTISVCWENPTAANATERGWVQSATESTWGSVSAVDFIGWGTCTSTSSGIRILIADTGPHVKQLGRRLNGFINGMELNFTFANWSPSCQSQREYCIRTIAVHEFGHALGFAHEHNRPDRPSTCTEPPQGSNGNLMIGAWDLQSVMNYCNPNWNGNGQLSATDIAGVIQLYGDALWIRDFGYGAGGWRVDHHPRTAADLNGDGRADIIGFSYAGVRVALSTGTGFAPSQFWLADFGYDQTWRVEYHPRTAADVNGDGRADIVGFGHPGVYVALSTGTGFAPTRLWLADFGYDQTWRVEQHVRTLADVNGDGRADIVGFGHAGVRVALSTGTGFAPSQLWLADFGYDQTWRVEQHVRTLADVNGDGRADIVGFSHAGVRVALSTGTGFAPSQLWLADFGFDQSWRVEQHPRTAADVNGDGRADIIGFSHGGVRVALSTGTGFAPSQLRLADFGYNAGGWRVEYHPRTAADINGDGRADIIGFGHAGVYPHLY; encoded by the coding sequence GTGCGGAGAACTTCGACCTGTAAAGCCCTGCCGTTCCTCCTGGCGTTCTCGGGAGCCCTCCTCATCGCGGGATGTGGCCCCGGCGAGCAAGCCGCTCCCTCCGCTTCACAGGAGTCGTCCGTCGCGACGGACTCGAGTGAGCTCTACGTGGACAACACGTCGCTCTGGAGCTCTCCGACCATCAGCGTCTGCTGGGAGAACCCGACGGCCGCGAACGCCACCGAGCGCGGCTGGGTGCAGAGTGCGACGGAAAGCACCTGGGGGAGTGTCTCGGCGGTCGACTTCATCGGCTGGGGCACGTGCACCTCGACCTCCAGCGGCATCCGCATCCTGATTGCGGACACGGGGCCTCACGTGAAGCAGCTCGGCAGGCGGCTGAATGGCTTCATCAACGGTATGGAGCTCAACTTCACCTTCGCCAACTGGAGCCCGTCCTGCCAGTCCCAGCGGGAGTACTGCATCCGCACCATCGCGGTGCACGAGTTTGGCCATGCGCTCGGCTTCGCTCACGAGCACAACCGCCCGGACCGGCCGTCCACCTGCACCGAGCCGCCGCAGGGCTCCAATGGCAACCTGATGATTGGCGCCTGGGACCTCCAGTCGGTGATGAACTACTGCAACCCGAACTGGAACGGGAACGGGCAGCTGAGCGCGACTGACATCGCGGGCGTCATCCAACTCTACGGCGACGCGCTGTGGATCCGTGACTTCGGCTACGGCGCCGGAGGCTGGCGCGTGGATCACCACCCGCGCACCGCCGCGGACCTCAACGGCGATGGTCGCGCCGACATCATCGGCTTCAGCTACGCGGGTGTGCGCGTCGCGCTGTCCACCGGCACCGGCTTTGCCCCATCCCAGTTCTGGCTGGCGGACTTCGGCTACGACCAGACCTGGCGCGTGGAGTACCACCCGCGCACCGCCGCGGACGTCAACGGTGACGGCCGCGCCGACATCGTCGGCTTCGGCCACCCGGGCGTGTACGTCGCGCTGTCCACCGGCACCGGTTTCGCCCCGACGCGGCTCTGGCTGGCGGACTTCGGCTACGACCAGACCTGGCGCGTGGAGCAGCACGTACGCACCCTGGCGGACGTCAACGGTGATGGCCGCGCCGACATCGTCGGCTTCGGCCACGCGGGGGTGCGGGTCGCGCTGTCCACCGGCACCGGCTTTGCCCCATCCCAGCTCTGGCTGGCGGACTTCGGCTACGACCAGACCTGGCGCGTGGAGCAGCACGTACGCACCCTGGCGGACGTCAACGGTGATGGCCGCGCCGACATCGTCGGCTTCAGCCACGCGGGGGTGCGGGTCGCGCTGTCCACCGGCACCGGCTTTGCCCCGTCCCAGCTGTGGCTGGCGGACTTCGGCTTCGACCAGAGCTGGCGTGTGGAGCAGCACCCGCGCACCGCCGCGGACGTCAATGGTGATGGCCGCGCCGACATCATCGGCTTCAGCCATGGGGGTGTGCGGGTCGCGCTGTCCACCGGCACCGGCTTTGCCCCGTCCCAGTTGCGGCTGGCGGACTTTGGCTACAACGCCGGAGGCTGGCGCGTGGAGTACCACCCGCGCACCGCCGCGGACATCAACGGCGACGGCCGTGCCGACATCATCGGCTTTGGCCACGCAGGCGTGTACCCGCACCTGTACTGA
- a CDS encoding DUF6289 family protein, with translation MTLSRWVVGLSALVVSACGGPATQESGEGEPAAAVSTVEQRQEEPGGGTRYGQHRTYYSSAAKTTWVGAWHYDCNGYVTQSGQVTPYYTDTSFICP, from the coding sequence ATGACGCTGTCCCGTTGGGTCGTTGGGCTGTCCGCGTTGGTTGTCAGCGCTTGCGGTGGACCGGCCACCCAGGAGTCAGGGGAAGGGGAGCCCGCGGCCGCGGTGAGTACGGTGGAACAGCGGCAAGAGGAGCCCGGTGGGGGCACGCGGTATGGCCAGCACAGGACCTACTACAGCAGCGCGGCCAAGACGACCTGGGTGGGGGCCTGGCACTACGACTGCAATGGGTACGTCACGCAGTCGGGCCAGGTGACTCCCTACTATACGGATACGTCTTTCATCTGCCCGTAG
- a CDS encoding TetR/AcrR family transcriptional regulator, with product MRADARRNRDRLLAAADAVFSERGADASLNDLAKRAEVGIGTLYRHFPTREALLGATCDERFLTLAKHSRERSASLSALEALRVFLEELVHYAGIYQGLAASLGIVLRSGTEGCHATTAEGQRLLEAAQRADEVRGDIRLDDVVCMAMAISLSAAQDSSGTKRIPRLTEMFIDGLRPPRDARGTRHR from the coding sequence ATGCGCGCGGACGCGAGGCGCAATCGCGACCGGCTGCTCGCGGCGGCCGACGCCGTGTTCTCCGAGCGCGGCGCGGACGCGTCGCTCAATGACTTGGCGAAGCGGGCGGAGGTCGGCATTGGAACGCTCTACCGACACTTCCCGACGCGCGAGGCGCTCCTCGGTGCGACGTGCGACGAGCGGTTCCTGACGCTCGCGAAGCACAGCCGCGAGCGCTCGGCGTCCTTGTCCGCGCTGGAAGCCCTGCGCGTGTTCCTGGAGGAGCTCGTGCACTACGCGGGCATCTACCAGGGGCTCGCGGCGTCACTGGGCATCGTCCTGCGAAGTGGCACCGAGGGGTGTCACGCGACGACCGCAGAGGGACAGCGCCTGCTGGAAGCAGCGCAGCGCGCGGACGAGGTTCGCGGCGACATCCGCCTGGACGATGTGGTGTGCATGGCGATGGCGATTTCGCTCTCCGCCGCGCAGGACTCGTCGGGAACGAAGCGCATTCCACGCCTCACCGAGATGTTCATCGACGGGTTGCGCCCCCCACGCGATGCGCGTGGCACACGCCACCGCTGA
- a CDS encoding NmrA/HSCARG family protein, protein MATQGKRVLVLGATGQQGGATARALRKDGWSVRALVRDPSSAKARALEGKGVELVRGDLGDRASLDRALVGAYGVFSIQPSSGQPQYGVSDDDEFRFGVGVVEAAKAAGVEHFVYTSMAGLRPGTGVGHFESKWRIEEHVRASGLRATIVRPSAFMELLLEPHFGLAQRALRFFVRPDRTMQFIASDDIGVLVARVFAEPRAHAGTTLELAGDELTGNELAEKIGRATHESISYAQFPPEFLAQSALLRRLVELVDEGIAVGNADVPALRRLSPELLTFDTWLERGGAAEIRARFAA, encoded by the coding sequence ATGGCGACCCAGGGCAAACGCGTGCTGGTGCTTGGAGCGACGGGACAACAGGGGGGCGCGACGGCGCGCGCGTTGCGCAAGGACGGCTGGAGCGTCCGCGCGCTCGTGCGAGACCCTTCGAGCGCGAAGGCCCGGGCGCTGGAAGGGAAGGGTGTGGAGCTGGTGCGCGGTGACCTGGGGGACCGCGCGTCGCTCGACCGCGCGCTCGTGGGTGCGTACGGTGTCTTCAGCATCCAGCCGAGCTCGGGTCAGCCGCAGTACGGCGTCAGTGACGACGACGAGTTCCGCTTCGGAGTGGGTGTCGTGGAGGCGGCGAAGGCCGCGGGCGTCGAGCACTTCGTCTACACGTCGATGGCGGGCCTGCGCCCCGGCACGGGTGTGGGCCACTTCGAAAGCAAGTGGAGGATCGAGGAACACGTCCGCGCGAGCGGCCTCCGCGCGACCATCGTGCGGCCGTCGGCGTTCATGGAGCTCCTGCTCGAGCCGCATTTCGGACTGGCGCAGCGCGCACTCCGGTTCTTCGTGCGGCCGGACCGCACGATGCAGTTCATCGCGAGCGACGACATCGGCGTGCTCGTCGCCCGGGTGTTCGCGGAGCCCCGCGCGCACGCCGGAACCACCCTGGAGCTCGCGGGGGACGAGCTCACCGGGAACGAACTGGCGGAGAAGATTGGCCGGGCCACCCACGAGTCCATCTCCTACGCGCAGTTCCCTCCCGAGTTCCTGGCGCAGAGCGCGCTCTTGCGCCGCCTCGTCGAGCTTGTCGATGAAGGGATTGCGGTCGGGAACGCGGACGTCCCGGCGCTGCGGCGGCTTTCGCCGGAGCTCCTCACGTTCGATACGTGGCTGGAGCGCGGGGGCGCGGCGGAGATCCGGGCCCGCTTCGCGGCCTAG
- a CDS encoding kelch repeat-containing protein, translating to MTQAREAHTLTALADGRVLAVGGLYGDGTATAAVDRYDPGTGAWTSVASLPSPRWSHVAVLLPDGKVLVAGGFDGTDAITSSAVRHDPATNTWSSIAPLGRSRAGAAAAVLADGRVLVIGGTSQNLDPATPRSAEVYDPATGTWTPTGMMLRARPDWHTATALEDGRVLVTGGDASSGSQSELYDPATNSFGTARTPVVTGRTGHTATRLLDGRVLLAGGMTSSGVTPRAELYDPGSHVWSETGSLSTPRREHVAVLQGDGSVLVAAGVGDRTGDIWATSEVFHPLQGTWSPGASLSEPLANPSAVRLANDQVLLSGGKNLGGKRPIASLSGGTFCPVTSSEYQFPLETDPRVTTFQQVQYQARLYRPETLTPGRRYPLVVFIHGRHPPCGTGSNPRVDDKGFVTGACPPGYTEVPNHAGYGYLANELARRGILSLSVNWNRLFQLPDSDADDALFVGPLVLQHLVKLTRWHAGLEPTPASLGVSLAGQLDFSNVILVGHSRGGPISFYVRDQLPGWSGLAEPVTVKGLFSIGAVDADSDYQRREPRNTASVLLIPMCDRDGGYTSVAMFDRLLMKQTASPESNPKFKATYAVWGANHNFYNTEWQQSESLGCSGHPALFEPAAMGSVVQRQTAVRALVAFALGTLGPAPDATLAGLFDPATFRESEWPRIDRGYIDAASPTYSRELENFSRPTGTNMSGAANASANITLTHIPITGQPGMFVHPGPYFGDPGLRFARIGWSAAGTGTYFQSHFSSPGTGINLSGFSTLDFRVERVPESALNSSTFPTWFEVQLVGPGGALSNRVPMLFRARLTEPVGAAMVPLLKYLALLQTVRIPLSSFTGVPLTSVRGVRFTFSGSPSGEIYLADLRAGRPAP from the coding sequence ATGACCCAGGCGCGTGAGGCGCATACCCTCACCGCGCTCGCCGACGGGCGCGTCCTGGCCGTGGGCGGCCTCTACGGTGATGGCACCGCGACGGCCGCCGTCGACCGCTACGACCCCGGCACGGGTGCCTGGACCAGCGTCGCGTCCCTCCCTTCTCCGCGCTGGTCCCACGTCGCCGTCCTCCTCCCGGACGGAAAGGTGCTGGTCGCTGGCGGCTTCGATGGCACGGACGCCATCACGTCCTCCGCCGTGCGCCATGACCCCGCCACGAACACCTGGTCCTCCATCGCACCGCTCGGGCGCTCGCGCGCCGGAGCCGCCGCGGCCGTGCTCGCGGATGGGCGTGTCCTCGTCATCGGCGGGACCAGCCAGAACCTCGACCCCGCGACGCCGCGAAGCGCCGAGGTGTATGACCCCGCCACGGGGACGTGGACGCCAACGGGGATGATGCTCCGGGCGCGCCCGGACTGGCACACGGCCACCGCGCTCGAGGACGGGCGCGTCCTCGTCACGGGTGGCGACGCCTCCTCCGGCTCCCAGAGCGAACTCTATGATCCGGCCACCAACTCCTTTGGCACTGCCCGTACGCCTGTCGTCACCGGGCGCACCGGCCACACCGCGACGAGGCTCCTGGACGGCCGCGTGCTCCTTGCCGGTGGAATGACCTCCTCCGGCGTCACCCCGCGCGCGGAGCTCTACGACCCGGGGAGTCATGTCTGGAGCGAGACGGGCAGCCTGTCCACGCCTCGGCGGGAGCATGTGGCCGTGCTCCAGGGGGACGGCTCGGTGCTGGTCGCCGCCGGCGTCGGAGATCGCACAGGGGATATCTGGGCCACCAGCGAAGTGTTCCATCCGCTCCAGGGCACCTGGAGCCCTGGCGCGAGCCTGTCCGAGCCGCTCGCGAACCCGAGCGCGGTCCGCCTTGCGAATGACCAGGTGCTGCTCTCCGGCGGCAAGAACCTGGGCGGCAAGCGGCCCATCGCCTCCCTCTCGGGGGGCACCTTCTGTCCCGTCACCAGCAGCGAGTACCAGTTCCCGCTCGAGACCGACCCGCGTGTCACGACGTTCCAGCAGGTGCAGTACCAGGCCCGCCTGTACCGTCCGGAGACGCTCACCCCAGGCAGGCGCTATCCGCTGGTGGTCTTCATCCACGGCCGCCACCCGCCCTGTGGCACGGGCTCGAACCCGCGAGTCGATGACAAGGGGTTCGTCACCGGGGCCTGCCCACCCGGCTACACCGAGGTCCCGAACCACGCGGGCTACGGCTACCTCGCCAATGAACTCGCTCGCCGGGGCATCCTCTCGCTGTCCGTGAACTGGAACCGCCTCTTCCAGCTCCCCGACTCCGACGCCGACGATGCGCTGTTTGTCGGCCCGCTGGTGCTTCAGCACCTGGTGAAGCTCACGCGCTGGCACGCCGGGCTCGAGCCCACACCGGCCTCGTTGGGAGTGAGCCTGGCCGGGCAGCTCGACTTCTCGAATGTCATCCTGGTTGGCCACTCACGTGGCGGCCCGATTTCCTTCTACGTGAGGGACCAGCTACCGGGCTGGTCCGGGCTCGCCGAGCCCGTGACGGTGAAGGGCCTCTTCTCCATTGGCGCGGTCGACGCGGACAGCGACTACCAGCGCCGCGAGCCTCGCAACACGGCGAGCGTGCTCCTCATCCCCATGTGCGACCGCGACGGCGGCTACACCTCGGTGGCGATGTTCGACCGGCTCCTGATGAAGCAGACGGCCTCGCCCGAGAGCAACCCGAAGTTCAAGGCGACCTACGCCGTGTGGGGCGCGAACCACAACTTCTACAACACCGAGTGGCAGCAGTCCGAGAGCCTCGGATGCAGCGGCCACCCAGCCCTCTTCGAGCCTGCCGCGATGGGCTCGGTGGTCCAGCGCCAGACGGCGGTGCGCGCGCTCGTCGCCTTCGCGCTCGGTACGCTCGGCCCCGCACCGGATGCCACGCTCGCCGGGCTGTTCGATCCGGCGACGTTCCGCGAGTCGGAGTGGCCGCGCATCGACCGTGGCTACATCGACGCGGCAAGCCCGACCTACAGCCGGGAGCTGGAGAACTTCTCCAGGCCCACGGGCACGAACATGAGTGGCGCCGCCAATGCCAGCGCCAACATCACCCTCACGCACATCCCGATAACGGGCCAGCCCGGCATGTTCGTCCACCCGGGGCCCTATTTCGGAGACCCGGGCCTCCGGTTCGCGCGCATCGGCTGGTCCGCGGCCGGCACGGGCACGTACTTCCAGTCCCACTTCTCGTCCCCCGGCACGGGTATCAACCTGAGCGGCTTCTCCACGCTGGACTTCCGCGTCGAGCGCGTGCCCGAGTCGGCGCTGAACAGCAGCACCTTCCCGACCTGGTTCGAGGTGCAGCTGGTGGGGCCGGGTGGGGCGCTGTCGAACCGGGTGCCGATGCTGTTCCGGGCAAGGCTGACCGAGCCCGTCGGCGCTGCCATGGTTCCGCTGCTGAAGTACCTCGCCTTGCTCCAGACGGTCCGCATCCCGCTCAGCAGCTTCACCGGCGTGCCACTGACGTCGGTGCGTGGCGTGCGCTTCACCTTCTCCGGCTCTCCGAGCGGTGAAATCTATCTCGCCGACCTCCGCGCCGGGCGGCCCGCGCCCTGA